The proteins below come from a single Thunnus thynnus chromosome 10, fThuThy2.1, whole genome shotgun sequence genomic window:
- the erfl1 gene encoding ETS domain-containing transcription factor ERF-like isoform X1: MDCNCVSDLLLPPVPALWTPGQSQRHVQLTENKKPLFNLASGFAFPDWAYKPESSPGSRQIQLWHFILELLQKEEYQGVIAWQGDYGEFVIKDPDEVARLWGIRKCKPHMNYDKLSRALRYYYNKRILHKTKGKRFTYKFNFSKVVLVNYPILDMANSPFFLAQNHFNGGSTAPDCSPEAIQSLFPRLPDSGRGTSLFDRGTAAPGPEGDKLRLDTFPFLSSGAPCYSKPPSLLGPYPRNPPFDYPWGFNPYLPGAFSLNNCPKLPPGSLYPSQFYPSPLQSSLSQLPHPFSSLLPPVEAAGGERGAAGQTGATNGTAGGQPVRLSLPPYPGTLSIGRTDIGNGASLGERERGEANPPGTGLSLGLGAVGLGAGTGTGQQSPTERRGGVKQDLESDSDLEITDLSDCSSENENEHEFGISKESSLANRSQIVLDGKKGSVLPPISSLPPPVSPHPLKSLIPISPPPPSLPPSLSPSMALHDRHRETETLKMIHS, from the exons ATGGACTGTAACTGCGTCAGTGATCTGTTGCTCCCCCCGGTGCCTGCGCTCTGGACGCCAGGTCAGTCCCAACGTCATGTTCAACTGACTGAAAACAAGAAGCCCCTTTTTAACCTTGCATCAG GGTTCGCCTTCCCAGACTGGGCCTACAAGCCTGAGTCGAGCCCCGGCTCCAGGCAGATCCAGCTGTGGCACTTCATCCTGGAGCTGCTGCAGAAGGAGGAGTATCAGGGGGTGATCGCCTGGCAGGGGGACTATGGAGAGTTTGTCATCAAGGACCCAGATGAGGTGGCTCGACTGTGGGGGATAAGGAAATGCAAACCTCACATGAACTATGACAAGCTGAGCAGGGCACTGAG GTATTACTACAACAAGCGTATTTTGCACAAAACCAAAGGGAAACGTTTCACCTACAAGTTTAACTTCAGTAAGGTCGTGTTGGTGAACTACCCCATCCTTGACATGGCCAATTCTCCCTTCTTTCTGGCCCAGAACCACTTCAACGGGGGCTCCACCGCACCGGACTGCAGCCCAGAG GCCATACAGTCCCTGTTTCCCCGTTTGCCAGACTCCGGCAGAGGAACGTCCCTGTTTGATCGGGGGACTGCAGCACCGGGGCCGGAGGGAGATAAGCTGAGACTGGACACATTTCCTTTCCTCAGTTCAG GTGCTCCGTGCTACTCCAAACCCCCGTCCCTGCTGGGCCCGTACCCTCGCAACCCACCCTTTGACTACCCCTGGGGCTTCAACCCCTACCTCCCAGGGGCCTTCTCTCTCAATAACTGCCCCAAACTGCCCCCTGGCTCCCTCTACCCCTCCCAGTTTTACCCCAGCCCTTTGCAGAGCAGCCTCTCCCAGCTGCCTCATCCCTTCTCCTCCCTGCTCCCCCCAGTGGAGGCAGCTGGGGGTGAGAGGGGAGCAGCGGGGCAAACCGGAGCGACAAACGGCACGGCGGGTGGTCAGCCAGTCAGACTCAGCCTGCCACCCTATCCAGGGACCCTGTCAATTGGTCGGACAGACATTGGCAACGGGGCGTCGTTGGGAGAAAGGGAAAGGGGGGAGGCCAATCCTCCGGGCACGGGGCTGAGTCTGGGACTGGGAGCGGTCGGCCTGGGAGCTGGGACTGGGACAGGTCAGCAGAGCCCcacggagaggagaggaggggtgaaGCAGGACCTGGAGTCGGACTCAGACCTGGAGATCACAGATCTGAGCGACTGCAGTTCGGAGAACGAAAATGAGCATGAATTTGGCATCAGCAAGGAATCCAGCCTGGCAAACCGGTCACAGATAGTGTTGGATGGAAAGAAAGGGAGCGTGCTGCCAcccatctcctctctccccccgCCAGTGTCCCCCCACCCTCTGAAGAGCCTGATTCCCATCAGTCCTCCACCCCCGTCCCTGCCTCCATCACTTTCCCCTTCCATGGCTCTGCATGACAGACACAGGGAGACAGAGACTCTTAAAATGATACACAGCTAA
- the erfl1 gene encoding ETS domain-containing transcription factor ERF-like isoform X2 has translation MDCNCVSDLLLPPVPALWTPGFAFPDWAYKPESSPGSRQIQLWHFILELLQKEEYQGVIAWQGDYGEFVIKDPDEVARLWGIRKCKPHMNYDKLSRALRYYYNKRILHKTKGKRFTYKFNFSKVVLVNYPILDMANSPFFLAQNHFNGGSTAPDCSPEAIQSLFPRLPDSGRGTSLFDRGTAAPGPEGDKLRLDTFPFLSSGAPCYSKPPSLLGPYPRNPPFDYPWGFNPYLPGAFSLNNCPKLPPGSLYPSQFYPSPLQSSLSQLPHPFSSLLPPVEAAGGERGAAGQTGATNGTAGGQPVRLSLPPYPGTLSIGRTDIGNGASLGERERGEANPPGTGLSLGLGAVGLGAGTGTGQQSPTERRGGVKQDLESDSDLEITDLSDCSSENENEHEFGISKESSLANRSQIVLDGKKGSVLPPISSLPPPVSPHPLKSLIPISPPPPSLPPSLSPSMALHDRHRETETLKMIHS, from the exons ATGGACTGTAACTGCGTCAGTGATCTGTTGCTCCCCCCGGTGCCTGCGCTCTGGACGCCAG GGTTCGCCTTCCCAGACTGGGCCTACAAGCCTGAGTCGAGCCCCGGCTCCAGGCAGATCCAGCTGTGGCACTTCATCCTGGAGCTGCTGCAGAAGGAGGAGTATCAGGGGGTGATCGCCTGGCAGGGGGACTATGGAGAGTTTGTCATCAAGGACCCAGATGAGGTGGCTCGACTGTGGGGGATAAGGAAATGCAAACCTCACATGAACTATGACAAGCTGAGCAGGGCACTGAG GTATTACTACAACAAGCGTATTTTGCACAAAACCAAAGGGAAACGTTTCACCTACAAGTTTAACTTCAGTAAGGTCGTGTTGGTGAACTACCCCATCCTTGACATGGCCAATTCTCCCTTCTTTCTGGCCCAGAACCACTTCAACGGGGGCTCCACCGCACCGGACTGCAGCCCAGAG GCCATACAGTCCCTGTTTCCCCGTTTGCCAGACTCCGGCAGAGGAACGTCCCTGTTTGATCGGGGGACTGCAGCACCGGGGCCGGAGGGAGATAAGCTGAGACTGGACACATTTCCTTTCCTCAGTTCAG GTGCTCCGTGCTACTCCAAACCCCCGTCCCTGCTGGGCCCGTACCCTCGCAACCCACCCTTTGACTACCCCTGGGGCTTCAACCCCTACCTCCCAGGGGCCTTCTCTCTCAATAACTGCCCCAAACTGCCCCCTGGCTCCCTCTACCCCTCCCAGTTTTACCCCAGCCCTTTGCAGAGCAGCCTCTCCCAGCTGCCTCATCCCTTCTCCTCCCTGCTCCCCCCAGTGGAGGCAGCTGGGGGTGAGAGGGGAGCAGCGGGGCAAACCGGAGCGACAAACGGCACGGCGGGTGGTCAGCCAGTCAGACTCAGCCTGCCACCCTATCCAGGGACCCTGTCAATTGGTCGGACAGACATTGGCAACGGGGCGTCGTTGGGAGAAAGGGAAAGGGGGGAGGCCAATCCTCCGGGCACGGGGCTGAGTCTGGGACTGGGAGCGGTCGGCCTGGGAGCTGGGACTGGGACAGGTCAGCAGAGCCCcacggagaggagaggaggggtgaaGCAGGACCTGGAGTCGGACTCAGACCTGGAGATCACAGATCTGAGCGACTGCAGTTCGGAGAACGAAAATGAGCATGAATTTGGCATCAGCAAGGAATCCAGCCTGGCAAACCGGTCACAGATAGTGTTGGATGGAAAGAAAGGGAGCGTGCTGCCAcccatctcctctctccccccgCCAGTGTCCCCCCACCCTCTGAAGAGCCTGATTCCCATCAGTCCTCCACCCCCGTCCCTGCCTCCATCACTTTCCCCTTCCATGGCTCTGCATGACAGACACAGGGAGACAGAGACTCTTAAAATGATACACAGCTAA